One Nonomuraea angiospora DNA segment encodes these proteins:
- a CDS encoding LacI family DNA-binding transcriptional regulator yields MPADRGQGPTISEVAAEAGVGRATAARTLGGYGYVSPELRARVLAAAEKLGYRANALARSMSTGVSHTLGVIVADIGNPFFAGLLRGISDTARARGFDVIVLSTYENLQAEIAATDVLIDKRVDGVVVASAALDRDQVAHIRAAMDRGIPVVLVDRAVAALDLDAVVIDNRDAAREAVEVLIAAGHRRIGFVWGPPVAQPPATRRELLAAASRNLWTDGERLRGYLDALDDAHIPFDPELVMVGPKTEARVVGEVGRMLALPDRVTAVFCTETDGMTGSLRALRKAGLSYPDDVALIGFDDSAWAAVMDPPLTMIAQPVHQLGAKAAEVLLDILGGAEPARTMHTLRSELIQRASVAPPASR; encoded by the coding sequence ATGCCAGCTGACCGTGGCCAGGGGCCGACGATCTCCGAGGTCGCGGCCGAGGCCGGCGTGGGCCGCGCCACGGCGGCCCGTACGCTCGGCGGCTACGGATACGTCAGCCCGGAGCTGCGCGCGCGGGTGCTCGCGGCGGCCGAGAAGCTCGGCTACCGCGCCAACGCGCTCGCGCGCAGCATGTCGACGGGCGTGAGCCACACCCTGGGCGTGATCGTGGCCGACATCGGCAACCCGTTCTTCGCGGGGTTGCTGCGGGGGATCTCCGACACCGCGCGGGCGCGGGGGTTCGACGTGATCGTGCTGAGCACGTACGAGAACCTCCAGGCGGAGATCGCGGCCACCGACGTGCTCATCGACAAGCGGGTCGACGGCGTCGTGGTCGCCTCGGCCGCGCTCGACCGCGACCAGGTCGCCCACATCAGGGCGGCCATGGACCGGGGCATCCCCGTCGTGCTCGTCGACCGCGCGGTGGCCGCCCTCGACCTCGACGCGGTCGTCATCGACAACCGCGACGCGGCCCGCGAGGCGGTCGAGGTGCTGATCGCCGCCGGTCACCGGCGCATCGGGTTCGTGTGGGGGCCGCCGGTGGCGCAGCCGCCGGCGACCAGGCGCGAGCTGCTGGCTGCGGCCTCGCGCAACCTGTGGACCGACGGCGAGCGGTTGCGGGGTTACCTCGACGCGCTCGACGACGCGCACATCCCGTTCGATCCCGAGCTGGTGATGGTCGGGCCCAAGACGGAGGCGCGGGTGGTGGGGGAGGTCGGCCGCATGCTCGCCCTCCCCGACCGGGTCACCGCCGTGTTCTGCACGGAGACGGACGGCATGACCGGCTCCCTGCGCGCCCTGCGCAAGGCGGGGCTGTCCTATCCGGACGACGTGGCGCTGATCGGGTTCGACGACAGCGCGTGGGCGGCGGTCATGGACCCGCCCCTGACGATGATCGCCCAGCCGGTGCACCAGCTCGGAGCCAAGGCGGCAGAGGTCCTGCTCGACATCCTGGGCGGCGCCGAGCCGGCCCGCACCATGCACACCCTGCGCTCCGAGCTCATCCAGCGCGCCTCGGTCGCTCCGCCGGCCTCGCGCTAG
- a CDS encoding PfkB family carbohydrate kinase: protein MRVLGFGDNIVDRFIDRGVDYPGGNSVNVAVYARRLGLESAYLGVFGDDSLGGFLRESIAAEGVSIDACVVREGESGVSHLRVDDGDRVFLGWNGGGVTVREPLVLDDGLLGYVGGFDLVHSSVYSRSEPELPKLAGLRTLVSFDLSSEEEYRSPAYLDRVCPHADLVLLSCSGLDAAATGDLLAEAVRRGARLAVGTRGVDGAIAHDGHALVSAPARRADGIVDTMGCGDAFLAGFAVSLLRDGWTSGERPGLGRVARALARGAESARDQCFVEGAFGRGRLTTM from the coding sequence ATGCGAGTGCTCGGCTTCGGCGACAACATCGTCGACCGGTTCATCGACCGGGGCGTCGACTACCCCGGCGGCAACAGCGTCAACGTCGCCGTCTACGCCCGCCGCCTCGGCCTCGAGTCGGCCTACCTGGGCGTCTTCGGCGACGACTCGCTCGGCGGCTTCCTGCGGGAGTCGATCGCCGCGGAGGGGGTCTCGATCGACGCCTGCGTCGTACGGGAGGGCGAGAGCGGCGTCTCGCACCTGCGGGTGGACGACGGCGACCGCGTCTTCCTCGGCTGGAACGGCGGCGGCGTCACCGTACGCGAGCCTCTCGTGCTCGACGACGGCCTGCTCGGCTATGTGGGCGGCTTCGACCTCGTGCATTCGAGCGTCTACTCCCGCAGCGAGCCGGAGCTGCCGAAGCTGGCCGGGCTCCGCACGCTGGTCAGCTTCGACCTGTCCAGCGAGGAGGAGTACCGCAGCCCCGCCTACCTCGACCGCGTCTGCCCGCACGCCGACCTCGTGCTGCTGTCCTGCTCCGGCCTCGACGCGGCCGCCACCGGCGACCTCCTGGCCGAGGCGGTACGGCGGGGCGCCCGGCTCGCGGTCGGCACGCGCGGCGTGGACGGCGCCATCGCCCACGACGGCCACGCCCTGGTGAGCGCTCCCGCGCGGCGCGCCGACGGCATCGTGGACACGATGGGCTGCGGCGATGCCTTCCTCGCCGGGTTCGCCGTCTCGCTGCTGCGTGACGGCTGGACCTCCGGGGAGCGGCCGGGGCTCGGCCGGGTCGCGCGGGCGCTGGCCCGGGGGGCCGAATCGGCGCGCGATCAGTGCTTCGTCGAGGGCGCCTTCGGCCGCGGCCGGCTGACTACGATGTGA
- a CDS encoding SIS domain-containing protein has translation MLGFNEPEFLSQVTSAVGLRPRIEELVDRLVDEGFKHVLLVGAGGTYAQMWPYEHLARRASTLDVRAAIAAELIVSGDARLGEDTVAIFTSVSGTTDDTVRAIEYCKSKGAFTVSFTGHPDSPVATKVDAALVSQPKTWPFDMQLLLFMTRLLARRGEFDGYEKFAAEFEGIPQILVEVAKQAEPVAAAFAEAHKDSDYHFLVGGGNLWGFTYLYSMCILEEMQWLRTTRVHSAEFFHGSLELLEEDTSVIIFQGEDETRPLTDRAEAFARRVSKDVTVFDTRDYPLTGISPEFRGLLAPLVLDTVMSRVSKHLERVRDHSLDLRRYYRVMDY, from the coding sequence ATGCTCGGGTTCAACGAGCCGGAATTTCTCTCCCAGGTGACGAGCGCGGTGGGCCTGCGCCCACGGATCGAGGAGCTGGTCGACCGGCTCGTGGACGAGGGGTTCAAGCACGTGCTCCTCGTCGGCGCCGGCGGCACCTACGCCCAGATGTGGCCGTACGAGCACCTGGCCCGGCGCGCCTCGACGCTCGACGTGCGCGCCGCGATCGCCGCCGAGCTGATCGTCTCCGGTGACGCCCGCCTGGGCGAGGACACCGTGGCGATCTTCACCTCGGTCTCCGGCACCACCGACGACACCGTCCGCGCGATCGAGTACTGCAAGTCCAAGGGCGCCTTCACGGTCTCCTTCACCGGCCACCCGGACTCGCCCGTGGCCACGAAGGTGGACGCGGCGCTCGTCTCGCAGCCCAAGACCTGGCCCTTCGACATGCAGCTGCTGCTGTTCATGACCCGGCTGCTCGCGCGCCGGGGCGAGTTCGACGGGTACGAGAAGTTCGCCGCCGAGTTCGAGGGCATCCCGCAGATCCTCGTCGAGGTCGCCAAGCAGGCCGAGCCGGTGGCCGCCGCGTTCGCCGAGGCCCACAAGGACAGCGACTACCACTTCCTCGTCGGCGGCGGGAACCTCTGGGGGTTCACGTACCTCTACTCCATGTGCATCCTCGAGGAGATGCAGTGGCTGCGCACGACCAGGGTCCACAGCGCGGAGTTCTTCCACGGCTCGCTCGAGCTGCTCGAAGAGGACACCAGCGTGATCATCTTCCAGGGCGAGGACGAGACGCGGCCGCTCACCGACCGCGCCGAGGCGTTCGCCCGGCGCGTCTCCAAGGACGTCACCGTCTTCGACACCCGCGACTACCCGCTCACCGGGATCAGCCCCGAGTTCCGCGGCCTGCTCGCGCCGCTCGTGCTCGACACCGTGATGAGCCGCGTCAGCAAGCACCTGGAGCGGGTCCGGGACCACTCCCTCGACCTGCGCCGCTACTACCGGGTCATGGACTACTGA
- a CDS encoding ABC transporter substrate-binding protein, translating into MRPRALPTFAALLGTLTLAACSGGGPAQAPAADAAATPEFSGTLSILTKFAGDPTGPYFENLAAEYQKKHPQVKVELIQETDQSVKDKLKTLTASDALPDVYFTWTGNWADNYIRGGRAADLTKVIGPDTEWGRTFSPGSLAAFARDGKNYGIPLYGNGKFMGYSKSAFAKAGVEVPKTFEDLIAACGPLRKAGYEPVAFGNKDGWPALHYLQQLFAYNVPDAVLQADFVPATAKLDDPGYVTALKQFKTLVDQCTDTKSGTNGVLYSSAQEAFANGKAAMYYQEILEFDNATSGKLKPADFGIFQLPVPVNHPGDPAVLEGSPEGYLVNAKSPRIALAVDFMKFATSAQSAKTLSAPPYGQPSTVVGAVTPETSSKAVYEGVQLVNKAPKLAIWLDMVTVPEVADAWLAGGEAMVSGGKTAEQVLESVRQASAEAK; encoded by the coding sequence ATGCGCCCTCGCGCACTGCCGACGTTCGCGGCACTCCTCGGGACACTCACGCTGGCCGCCTGCTCGGGCGGCGGGCCCGCCCAGGCCCCGGCGGCCGACGCGGCCGCCACGCCGGAGTTCTCCGGCACGCTGAGCATCCTCACCAAGTTCGCCGGCGACCCGACGGGTCCCTACTTCGAGAACCTCGCGGCCGAGTACCAGAAGAAGCACCCGCAGGTGAAGGTCGAGCTGATCCAGGAGACCGACCAGAGCGTCAAGGACAAGCTCAAGACGCTCACGGCCTCGGACGCGCTGCCCGACGTCTACTTCACCTGGACCGGCAACTGGGCGGACAACTACATCCGCGGCGGCCGCGCCGCCGACCTCACCAAGGTGATCGGCCCGGACACGGAGTGGGGCAGGACGTTCAGCCCGGGCTCGCTGGCGGCCTTCGCCCGCGACGGCAAGAACTACGGGATCCCGCTGTACGGCAACGGCAAGTTCATGGGCTACAGCAAGAGCGCCTTCGCCAAGGCCGGGGTCGAGGTGCCGAAGACGTTCGAGGACCTCATCGCCGCCTGCGGCCCGCTGCGCAAGGCCGGGTACGAGCCCGTCGCCTTCGGCAACAAGGACGGCTGGCCCGCCCTGCACTACCTGCAGCAACTGTTCGCCTACAACGTGCCGGACGCCGTGCTGCAGGCCGACTTCGTCCCGGCCACGGCCAAGCTGGACGATCCGGGCTACGTCACCGCGCTCAAGCAGTTCAAGACGCTGGTCGACCAGTGCACCGACACGAAGAGCGGCACGAACGGCGTGCTCTACTCCTCGGCGCAGGAGGCCTTCGCCAACGGCAAGGCCGCCATGTACTACCAGGAGATCCTGGAGTTCGACAACGCGACGTCGGGCAAGCTCAAGCCCGCCGACTTCGGCATCTTCCAGCTCCCGGTCCCGGTCAACCACCCCGGCGACCCGGCGGTGCTGGAGGGCTCGCCCGAGGGATACCTGGTCAACGCCAAGTCGCCCAGGATCGCCCTGGCCGTCGACTTCATGAAGTTCGCCACGAGCGCGCAGAGCGCCAAGACGCTGTCCGCGCCGCCGTACGGGCAGCCCAGCACGGTCGTCGGGGCGGTCACGCCCGAGACCTCCAGCAAGGCCGTCTACGAGGGCGTCCAGCTCGTCAACAAGGCGCCGAAGCTCGCCATCTGGCTCGACATGGTCACCGTGCCCGAGGTGGCCGACGCCTGGCTGGCCGGCGGTGAGGCCATGGTCAGCGGTGGCAAGACCGCCGAACAGGTGCTCGAGAGCGTGCGCCAGGCCTCGGCCGAAGCCAAGTAG
- a CDS encoding carbohydrate ABC transporter permease, with the protein MRATLRLVWVLPALVLVGVFVYLPLVQNLQFSTLKWDIYSGSQEYVGLDNYAKLVDDPVFWSSLGNNALYAVVSIVFQVFGALLLAALIESIGSERWRRGLRAVYFIPSAISLTVAGLLFYFVYEPNLGPLNHALQAVGLGEFAQAWLGQESTAMPAIIAMSQWQGFGYSTLLFAVAIQRIPSEIYGAAAIDGVGPIRRFVHVTVPLVREMTGLMAIVTISGAFQVFNEVMVMTAGGPNNSTQVLGTWLYRSGFVRNNFGYAAAVATVLFVITLGIAVAQLWVTRRRRVEW; encoded by the coding sequence GTGCGCGCCACGCTCAGGCTCGTATGGGTCCTGCCCGCCCTCGTGCTGGTCGGAGTGTTCGTCTACCTGCCGCTCGTGCAGAACCTGCAGTTCAGCACGCTCAAGTGGGACATCTACAGCGGCAGCCAGGAATACGTCGGGCTCGACAACTACGCCAAGCTCGTCGACGACCCGGTGTTCTGGTCGTCGCTGGGCAACAACGCGCTGTACGCGGTGGTCTCCATCGTGTTCCAGGTGTTCGGGGCGCTCCTGCTCGCCGCGCTCATCGAGAGCATCGGCAGCGAGCGCTGGCGGCGCGGCCTGCGCGCGGTCTACTTCATCCCCTCGGCGATCTCGCTGACCGTCGCGGGGCTGCTGTTCTACTTCGTGTACGAGCCGAACCTGGGCCCGCTCAACCACGCGCTCCAGGCCGTGGGCCTGGGCGAGTTCGCCCAGGCGTGGCTGGGCCAGGAGAGCACGGCCATGCCGGCGATCATCGCGATGAGCCAGTGGCAGGGCTTCGGCTACTCCACGCTGCTGTTCGCGGTCGCCATCCAGCGCATCCCCTCGGAGATCTACGGCGCCGCAGCCATCGACGGCGTCGGCCCGATCCGCCGGTTCGTCCACGTGACGGTGCCGCTCGTGCGCGAGATGACCGGGCTCATGGCGATCGTCACGATCTCGGGCGCGTTCCAGGTGTTCAACGAGGTCATGGTGATGACCGCCGGCGGGCCCAACAACTCGACGCAGGTGCTGGGCACCTGGCTGTACCGCAGCGGGTTCGTCCGCAACAACTTCGGCTACGCCGCCGCGGTCGCGACCGTCCTGTTCGTGATCACGCTCGGCATCGCGGTGGCACAGCTGTGGGTCACCCGCAGGAGAAGGGTGGAATGGTGA
- a CDS encoding carbohydrate ABC transporter permease — MVTRLSFLAVIARVFMWAFLLALAVVVVYPLLWMTLNGFKTNAELFGDPFALPLHWSFDNYQKAWNRGVSDYLTTSVLVTLTSTVATVFVSAWAAYGLTRVNVPLNRTLTAAILGGLMLAPTVALVPLVKMFQAMGLYNTFWALLILYTAFRVPFTTFLIRAYMIDLPREVDEAAEMDGAGRWTAFWRIILPMCKPILTSTVLLHILFTWNEYLFAMIFTSGTGVQTLPVGLTSLMSKHGTEYPVVFAGMVIAALPVVLLFFLGQRYIVKGLADGVGK, encoded by the coding sequence ATGGTGACGCGCCTGAGCTTCCTCGCGGTGATCGCCCGCGTCTTCATGTGGGCCTTCCTGCTGGCCCTCGCGGTCGTCGTGGTCTATCCGCTGCTGTGGATGACCCTCAACGGGTTCAAGACCAACGCCGAGCTGTTCGGCGACCCGTTCGCGCTGCCCCTGCACTGGAGCTTCGACAACTACCAGAAAGCGTGGAACCGCGGCGTCAGCGACTACCTGACCACCAGCGTGCTGGTCACGCTGACCTCGACGGTCGCCACGGTGTTCGTCAGCGCGTGGGCCGCCTACGGCCTCACCCGCGTGAACGTCCCGCTCAACCGGACGCTCACGGCGGCGATCCTCGGCGGGCTCATGCTCGCCCCCACCGTGGCGCTCGTGCCGCTGGTGAAGATGTTCCAGGCGATGGGGCTGTACAACACGTTCTGGGCGCTGCTCATCCTCTACACCGCCTTCCGCGTCCCGTTCACGACCTTCCTCATCCGGGCGTACATGATCGACCTGCCCCGCGAGGTGGACGAGGCGGCCGAGATGGACGGCGCGGGCCGGTGGACGGCGTTCTGGCGGATCATCCTGCCGATGTGCAAGCCGATCCTGACCTCGACGGTGCTGCTGCACATCCTCTTCACCTGGAACGAGTACCTCTTCGCGATGATCTTCACCAGCGGCACCGGCGTGCAGACCCTCCCCGTGGGCCTGACCAGCCTGATGAGCAAGCACGGCACCGAGTACCCGGTCGTCTTCGCCGGGATGGTGATCGCGGCGCTCCCCGTGGTCCTGCTGTTCTTCCTGGGCCAGCGCTACATCGTCAAGGGGCTCGCCGACGGGGTCGGCAAGTGA
- a CDS encoding PHP domain-containing protein, with translation MEPVEALREIAFLLERAGEPTYRVRAFRRAAQVVADLPRDELVRLARTGGLGDLPGIGKVTALVVNESLDGQVPTYLRRLQATDGVQLDEETQALRGALKGDLHSHSDWSDGGSPIEEMAEAARGLGHDYLALTDHSPRLTVAKGLSAERLERQLDVVAELNERLAPFRILTGIEVDINADGSLDQSPELLERLDVVVASVHSKLRMDGDEMTRRMVTAVANPLVDVLGHCTGRVVKAGGRRGERRPESSFDAELVFEACRRFGVAVEINSRPDRLDPPKRLLRLAYEMGCVFAIDSDAHAPGQLDWQHYGCERAARCGIEADRVVNTWPLERLLGWTAA, from the coding sequence ATGGAACCGGTTGAGGCCCTGCGCGAGATCGCCTTCCTGCTGGAGCGCGCAGGAGAGCCCACGTACCGCGTACGTGCCTTCCGTCGCGCCGCCCAGGTCGTCGCCGACCTGCCCAGGGACGAGCTCGTGCGGCTGGCCCGCACCGGCGGTCTCGGCGACCTGCCCGGCATCGGGAAGGTCACCGCCCTTGTGGTCAACGAAAGCCTCGATGGGCAGGTTCCTACGTATTTGCGGCGGTTGCAGGCGACCGACGGCGTGCAGCTCGACGAGGAGACGCAGGCGCTGCGCGGCGCGTTGAAAGGCGACCTGCACAGCCACTCCGACTGGTCGGACGGCGGCTCGCCGATCGAGGAGATGGCCGAGGCGGCCCGCGGGCTCGGCCACGACTACCTGGCGCTGACCGACCACTCGCCCCGGCTGACCGTGGCCAAGGGCCTGTCGGCCGAGCGCCTCGAACGTCAGCTCGACGTGGTGGCCGAGCTGAACGAGCGGCTGGCCCCGTTCCGGATCCTGACCGGCATCGAGGTGGACATCAACGCGGACGGCTCCCTCGACCAGTCACCCGAGCTGCTGGAGCGGCTGGACGTGGTGGTGGCCAGCGTGCACTCCAAGCTCCGCATGGACGGCGACGAGATGACCCGCCGCATGGTCACCGCCGTCGCCAACCCCCTGGTGGACGTGCTCGGCCACTGCACGGGGCGGGTCGTGAAGGCCGGCGGCAGGCGCGGCGAGCGCCGCCCGGAGTCGTCGTTCGACGCCGAGCTGGTCTTCGAGGCCTGCCGGCGGTTCGGGGTGGCGGTGGAGATCAACTCCCGGCCGGACCGGCTGGACCCGCCCAAGAGGCTGCTGCGGCTGGCGTACGAGATGGGGTGCGTGTTCGCGATCGACTCCGACGCCCACGCGCCCGGCCAGCTCGACTGGCAGCACTACGGCTGCGAACGGGCGGCGCGGTGCGGCATCGAGGCCGACCGCGTCGTCAACACCTGGCCGCTGGAGCGGCTGCTCGGCTGGACGGCCGCCTGA